One window from the genome of Rhodobacteraceae bacterium S2214 encodes:
- the pcaQ gene encoding pca operon transcription factor PcaQ: MNVDRRIKFRHLDAFSAIARARSFTVAADQLNLTQPAISKTLKELEDILDTKVLERSRSGVSLTPQGEVFLQFAEQSTAALRHGLRSIQASAGTAGRLSIGALPSVASSLLPQAVLTFSAQSPNTQVEIHEGAHLDLTTRLRSGTMDIVVGRLGKPDTMIGLIFQQLYSEQVVIVARPDSPALAVRDPAELEAYRVLYPPKDAAIRPLVARMLISKGVPLFRNRIETASPVFGRAVTLADPNAVWIISEGVVADDIAKGRLKMIAVDTGATEGAVGIMSRAEEIPSVATRTFTTVLQDICAIDDPQGARMDEYQE; encoded by the coding sequence ATGAATGTGGATCGACGTATCAAATTCAGGCACCTCGATGCATTTAGCGCGATTGCGCGGGCACGTAGTTTCACGGTGGCAGCGGATCAGTTGAACCTGACCCAACCCGCGATCTCCAAAACCCTGAAAGAGCTCGAGGACATTCTTGACACGAAAGTCCTCGAACGAAGCCGTTCGGGCGTGTCTTTGACACCGCAAGGCGAAGTTTTCCTGCAGTTTGCCGAACAAAGCACAGCGGCTTTGCGCCACGGTCTTCGCAGCATCCAAGCGTCCGCAGGTACGGCGGGGCGGTTGAGCATTGGGGCGTTACCAAGCGTTGCGTCGTCGCTTCTGCCGCAGGCTGTTTTGACCTTTTCAGCGCAAAGCCCGAATACGCAGGTGGAAATCCACGAAGGGGCTCATCTTGATCTGACGACGCGTCTGCGCAGTGGCACTATGGATATTGTGGTGGGGCGTCTAGGCAAACCCGATACGATGATCGGTTTAATCTTTCAGCAGCTTTATTCTGAACAGGTCGTCATCGTTGCCCGACCAGATAGCCCCGCGTTGGCTGTGCGCGATCCTGCGGAACTTGAAGCTTACCGTGTCTTATACCCTCCAAAAGATGCAGCCATCCGTCCACTTGTTGCGCGTATGCTTATTTCGAAAGGCGTGCCGCTTTTCCGCAATAGGATTGAAACCGCATCGCCCGTTTTTGGGCGTGCTGTGACCCTAGCGGACCCTAACGCCGTTTGGATCATCAGTGAGGGTGTGGTCGCCGACGACATCGCAAAAGGCCGCTTAAAGATGATTGCGGTGGATACTGGAGCAACCGAAGGCGCAGTCGGCATCATGAGCAGGGCGGAAGAAATCCCGTCGGTTGCTACGCGCACTTTCACGACAGTGTTGCAAGACATATGCGCAATTGATGACCCGCAGGGGGCGCGAATGGATGAATATCAAGAATAG
- a CDS encoding NAD-dependent succinate-semialdehyde dehydrogenase yields MSTITTTNPATGETIEAYDLMTKETAVQKLEAAHAAFLDWRTKTHAERAPYLSRIAEVLRAHSDELAELMTRETGKLIKDGKTEVEICAAIFDYTAENGPDVLADEERVHGQNESRGVVTHQPIGVIYSIQPWNFPLYQPVRVLAANLMAGNGCVLKHASICTGSGLRLRELCIGAGLPEDLFQVILIDHETSDDLIEHPLVRGVTMTGSDGAGRHIGATAAKALKKTVLELGSNDAYLVLEDADIETAVKYSVMGRLYNNGETCVSAKRFVVTDKVYDAFMSAFVEQMQAITLGDPTDDDTQLGPLSSEDQFNTVKEQVEKSVANGAKILCGGEAPDCTGAYYPATVLADVAPGMPAYDDEIFGPVAAVIRAKDDEDAMRIANDSRYGLGGGIFSKDEERALRLARDHFDTGMVRINTFGAADPNMPFGGVKDSGYGREHGGFGMKEFTNAKAIFFS; encoded by the coding sequence ATGTCGACGATCACTACGACCAATCCCGCCACAGGCGAGACGATTGAAGCCTACGACTTGATGACCAAAGAAACAGCCGTGCAAAAGCTGGAAGCAGCACACGCGGCCTTTCTTGATTGGCGGACAAAAACACATGCGGAACGCGCCCCATATTTGTCGCGGATTGCCGAAGTTCTGCGTGCGCATTCGGATGAATTGGCAGAGCTGATGACCCGTGAGACGGGCAAGCTGATCAAAGATGGCAAAACCGAAGTCGAAATCTGTGCCGCAATCTTTGACTACACTGCGGAAAACGGGCCGGACGTTCTGGCCGACGAGGAACGCGTGCATGGTCAAAACGAATCCCGTGGCGTGGTCACCCACCAACCCATCGGTGTGATTTATTCAATTCAGCCGTGGAATTTCCCACTATATCAGCCGGTCCGCGTTTTGGCGGCGAACCTAATGGCGGGCAACGGTTGTGTGCTCAAACACGCAAGTATCTGCACAGGATCGGGCCTTCGTCTGCGCGAACTGTGTATTGGAGCGGGTTTGCCTGAGGATTTGTTTCAGGTCATTCTGATCGACCATGAAACAAGCGATGATCTTATCGAACATCCGCTTGTGCGCGGTGTGACCATGACGGGTAGCGACGGGGCAGGGCGCCATATTGGTGCAACGGCTGCTAAGGCGCTTAAAAAGACAGTGCTCGAACTGGGGTCAAACGACGCCTACCTCGTGTTGGAAGATGCTGACATCGAGACGGCCGTCAAATATTCCGTGATGGGCCGATTGTATAACAATGGCGAAACCTGTGTTTCCGCCAAACGTTTCGTGGTGACGGACAAGGTCTATGACGCATTCATGTCCGCATTTGTTGAACAGATGCAGGCGATCACCTTGGGCGATCCAACTGACGACGACACCCAGCTTGGGCCGTTGTCCAGCGAAGATCAGTTCAACACGGTGAAAGAACAAGTCGAGAAAAGCGTCGCAAACGGTGCAAAAATTCTCTGCGGCGGCGAAGCACCTGACTGCACAGGGGCCTATTATCCTGCGACTGTTCTCGCGGATGTGGCGCCGGGTATGCCCGCTTACGATGATGAAATTTTCGGACCAGTCGCTGCAGTCATCCGCGCTAAAGACGACGAAGATGCGATGCGCATCGCCAACGATAGCCGGTACGGTCTTGGCGGCGGGATTTTCAGCAAAGACGAAGAACGTGCGCTAAGACTCGCCCGTGATCATTTCGATACGGGGATGGTCCGGATCAACACCTTTGGTGCTGCTGATCCAAACATGCCCTTCGGTGGTGTGAAGGATTCAGGCTACGGGCGCGAACACGGCGGTTTCGGCATGAAGGAATTCACAAACGCAAAGGCGATCTTTTTCTCATGA
- a CDS encoding glyoxylate/hydroxypyruvate reductase A — MTDRPIIPFVSNISAASRNAWSVQLQAALPDFRIVPFDPNVDFANAEFALVANPDPDHLSQLPNLKWVQSLWAGVEKLVHSLPNDVAIVRMADPQLAKTMAEAVLTMTLYLHRDLPKYASQQASGIWEQHDVVLPEDRKVGVLGLGALGRSACAALSRHGFDVLGWSRSPKSIPNVRCFSGEDGLTDLLHVSDIVVVLLPLTTTTRGLLDHTRLSRMKSGASVINFARAQIIETDALLNMLAARHLNHAVLDVFAVEPLPRMDRLWRTDNLTILPHVSAPTNMKTASVVAAKNIATYFRTGQVPDSVDRQRGY, encoded by the coding sequence ATGACAGACCGACCTATCATCCCTTTTGTCAGCAATATCAGCGCTGCGTCGCGCAACGCGTGGTCGGTCCAGCTGCAGGCTGCGCTGCCAGATTTCCGTATAGTGCCATTTGACCCGAACGTCGATTTCGCAAACGCAGAGTTCGCGCTAGTCGCAAATCCTGACCCTGACCACCTGTCGCAGCTTCCAAACTTGAAATGGGTGCAAAGCCTTTGGGCTGGTGTGGAAAAGCTGGTGCATAGCTTACCGAATGACGTTGCAATCGTGCGGATGGCTGATCCGCAGTTGGCGAAAACAATGGCCGAAGCCGTTCTAACAATGACGTTGTACCTGCACCGCGATTTGCCAAAATACGCCTCCCAACAGGCGTCCGGCATTTGGGAACAACACGACGTTGTCCTCCCCGAGGATCGCAAAGTCGGCGTTCTGGGGCTTGGCGCATTGGGCCGTTCCGCCTGCGCCGCATTATCACGGCACGGATTTGATGTGTTGGGGTGGAGCAGGTCGCCCAAATCCATACCAAACGTTCGGTGCTTTTCCGGCGAAGACGGCCTGACCGATTTGTTACACGTCAGCGATATCGTCGTTGTTTTGCTACCGCTTACCACAACAACGCGCGGATTGCTGGACCACACCCGTTTGTCACGTATGAAAAGCGGTGCATCGGTCATCAACTTCGCCCGTGCGCAGATCATCGAAACGGATGCGCTGCTCAATATGCTTGCGGCGCGGCATCTCAATCACGCCGTATTGGATGTTTTTGCAGTCGAACCGCTGCCGCGGATGGATCGTTTGTGGCGCACTGATAATCTGACAATTCTGCCTCATGTATCAGCGCCGACAAACATGAAAACCGCATCTGTAGTCGCAGCAAAAAACATCGCAACCTATTTTCGAACGGGTCAGGTGCCGGACAGTGTTGACCGCCAGCGAGGGTATTGA
- a CDS encoding PEBP family protein codes for MRTTIPTLIFLGLAAGSAHAETFSADVWADNWFEMRIDGEQVAEDSVSITTERSFNAESFTFAAERPFVIGLVAKDFKENDTGLEYIGTGRQQMGDGGVIVQISDESGDIVAVSDSEWQCHVIHTAPLDKSCESASDPVAGAGACAFEIEDEPAGWDTAAFDATDWPAADVYTKQQVDPKDGYDRINWADDAELIWGPDLEQSNTVLCRLTVE; via the coding sequence ATGCGCACGACAATTCCAACCCTCATCTTTCTAGGCCTTGCTGCGGGCAGCGCGCACGCAGAGACTTTTTCAGCTGACGTCTGGGCAGATAATTGGTTCGAAATGCGCATAGACGGCGAACAGGTGGCCGAAGATAGCGTGTCGATTACGACCGAACGCTCTTTCAATGCGGAAAGCTTTACGTTTGCAGCCGAACGTCCGTTTGTGATTGGTCTGGTGGCCAAAGATTTCAAAGAAAATGACACCGGATTAGAATACATCGGGACAGGCCGGCAACAAATGGGCGACGGCGGCGTCATCGTGCAGATTTCAGATGAGTCCGGCGACATCGTGGCCGTCAGTGACAGTGAATGGCAATGCCACGTCATCCATACAGCCCCGCTCGATAAATCTTGCGAAAGTGCATCCGATCCCGTGGCTGGTGCTGGTGCATGCGCGTTTGAAATTGAAGACGAACCGGCAGGGTGGGACACCGCAGCGTTCGACGCTACAGATTGGCCCGCGGCGGATGTCTATACTAAACAGCAGGTGGACCCAAAAGACGGCTATGACCGGATCAACTGGGCTGACGATGCGGAATTGATCTGGGGCCCTGATCTTGAACAAAGCAACACAGTTCTGTGTCGTTTAACGGTCGAATGA
- a CDS encoding glutathione S-transferase, protein MITLHALKYSRATRVLWLLADLGQPCNRVDYDRTDSFRAPDALKQVHPLGKSPVIEDDGEMVAESATILRYLAAKYGDDSHTPPQDTVAYWQHEAVLDYVEASFAEAALPAILPAFDGKPVPDKARAALYQHLDYITQLIGDGPLLFGKRAMLADIQMSYIIALLAQLDLLGDHPAIATYWDVLQEQPGYIAALKAAGPMAPSI, encoded by the coding sequence ATGATTACACTACATGCATTGAAATATTCCCGCGCCACCCGCGTGTTGTGGTTGCTGGCCGATCTTGGCCAACCCTGCAACCGTGTGGATTATGACCGCACAGACAGCTTTCGCGCTCCAGACGCGTTGAAGCAGGTGCATCCGTTGGGGAAATCCCCAGTGATCGAAGATGACGGTGAAATGGTCGCGGAATCGGCCACAATCCTGCGCTACCTCGCGGCGAAATATGGTGACGACAGTCACACACCGCCGCAGGACACGGTGGCCTATTGGCAACACGAAGCGGTGCTCGACTATGTCGAGGCATCCTTCGCCGAAGCCGCGTTGCCAGCCATTCTGCCTGCTTTTGACGGCAAACCCGTGCCGGACAAGGCGCGCGCGGCGCTGTATCAACATCTCGACTACATCACCCAGCTGATTGGTGACGGCCCACTTCTGTTTGGCAAGCGCGCGATGCTGGCCGACATCCAGATGTCCTACATCATCGCACTTTTGGCACAGCTTGACCTGTTGGGCGACCATCCTGCGATCGCGACCTACTGGGACGTTTTGCAAGAACAACCGGGCTACATCGCAGCACTAAAAGCCGCGGGTCCAATGGCCCCGAGCATTTAA
- a CDS encoding SDR family oxidoreductase: MTKNILIAGATGKTGRILTQEILDQGHSVTALVRDGSNTSQLPEATKLRQADLTDLQAGVCDGADVVIFAAGSGGSTGPEMTDKVDRDGAMRLVDLAKDAGAERFVMLSSVGADQSDPSGDLAHYLKAKHDADEHLKASGMTYAILRPVALTDDGRSSDVIVGSEVDKSAKASRADVAHVLAMAATTGQYDGAAVDMQSA; this comes from the coding sequence ATGACCAAGAATATTCTTATCGCCGGTGCGACCGGCAAAACCGGCCGTATCCTGACCCAAGAGATTTTGGACCAAGGGCACAGTGTCACAGCATTGGTGCGAGATGGTTCCAACACGAGCCAATTGCCCGAGGCCACGAAGCTACGGCAAGCAGACCTCACTGATCTGCAAGCAGGCGTTTGCGACGGCGCAGACGTTGTGATCTTTGCCGCAGGATCCGGCGGCTCAACCGGCCCCGAGATGACCGATAAAGTTGACCGTGACGGCGCGATGCGACTGGTGGATCTGGCAAAGGATGCCGGGGCTGAACGTTTTGTCATGCTCAGCTCTGTCGGTGCGGATCAGTCGGATCCATCCGGTGATTTAGCGCATTACCTGAAAGCCAAGCACGACGCGGACGAGCATCTGAAAGCATCGGGAATGACTTATGCAATCTTGCGACCTGTCGCCCTCACGGATGATGGGCGAAGCAGCGATGTGATCGTTGGCAGTGAAGTCGACAAATCCGCCAAGGCGAGCCGTGCGGATGTCGCCCATGTGTTGGCTATGGCAGCCACGACCGGGCAATACGATGGGGCAGCGGTTGATATGCAATCCGCCTGA
- the pobA gene encoding 4-hydroxybenzoate 3-monooxygenase: MRTQVAIIGGGPSGLLLSQLLHTRGIDSVVLERKTKDYVLGRIRAGVLEQGLVALMEEAGCADRLHAEGILHDGTLISYGDDMFRVDFKEHTGTPVVVYGQTEVTRDLYDAREAAGGKIEFNAQDVVIHGADTDTSHITYAVNGDARQLDCDFIAGCDGFHGISRQTIPRDVRREYEKVYPFGWLGILSETPPVNHELIYANSPRGFALCSMRNENLSRYYIQCDLTDKPEDWTDDAFWAELKRRIPADQSRKLITGPSIEKSIAPLRSFVTEPMSWGRLFLCGDAAHIVPPTGAKGLNTAASDVHYLYNGLRDYYENDSSDGIDAYSQKALSRVWKAERFSWWFSSLMHKYPDQSEFDLKMQVAEIEFLRTSETAQRSMAENYVGLPY, translated from the coding sequence GTGAGAACGCAAGTCGCAATCATCGGTGGCGGGCCATCGGGTCTGTTGCTGTCGCAGCTATTGCACACGCGTGGCATCGACAGCGTTGTTCTTGAACGTAAGACGAAAGACTATGTCTTGGGCCGAATTCGTGCCGGTGTTTTGGAACAAGGCCTTGTTGCGTTGATGGAAGAAGCGGGGTGCGCGGATCGTTTACATGCCGAAGGCATATTGCACGATGGGACCCTGATTTCTTATGGCGATGACATGTTCCGCGTCGATTTCAAGGAACACACAGGCACGCCGGTTGTGGTTTACGGTCAAACCGAAGTGACGCGCGATTTATACGATGCGCGTGAAGCGGCAGGTGGAAAGATCGAATTTAATGCCCAAGATGTTGTGATCCATGGGGCTGATACGGACACGTCGCATATCACCTATGCCGTCAACGGTGACGCACGCCAACTAGACTGTGATTTCATCGCAGGCTGTGACGGTTTCCACGGGATCAGCCGCCAAACCATTCCGCGCGATGTTCGCCGCGAATACGAAAAGGTTTACCCGTTCGGCTGGCTTGGCATCCTGTCTGAAACGCCGCCGGTCAATCACGAACTGATCTACGCGAATTCACCGCGCGGCTTTGCATTATGTTCGATGCGCAACGAAAACCTAAGTCGCTATTACATTCAATGCGACCTGACCGATAAGCCAGAAGATTGGACAGATGACGCGTTTTGGGCAGAGCTGAAGCGGCGCATCCCTGCGGATCAGTCGCGGAAACTTATCACGGGCCCCAGCATCGAAAAATCGATCGCGCCGCTGCGGTCTTTCGTGACAGAACCGATGAGCTGGGGCCGGCTTTTCCTATGCGGTGACGCCGCCCATATTGTGCCACCGACAGGCGCCAAAGGGTTGAATACGGCCGCATCAGACGTGCATTACCTGTATAATGGCCTACGCGATTACTATGAAAACGATAGTAGCGACGGGATTGATGCCTATTCACAAAAAGCGCTTTCGCGCGTTTGGAAGGCGGAACGCTTTAGTTGGTGGTTCTCGTCGTTGATGCACAAATATCCGGATCAATCCGAATTCGATCTGAAAATGCAGGTGGCTGAAATCGAATTTCTGCGCACAAGCGAAACCGCCCAAAGATCAATGGCCGAAAACTATGTCGGTTTGCCTTACTGA